A genomic window from Brassica oleracea var. oleracea cultivar TO1000 chromosome C8, BOL, whole genome shotgun sequence includes:
- the LOC106312338 gene encoding zinc finger CCCH domain-containing protein 45 → MNIMKRSKKSRVSWPSGPKLCQVKLFRTEDCPAKVASQAQRHTYPKQSISKPRVPDLPPGFEGNHYAEKLSVSTIPRIKWKRPSKFIVSGTWLMGDGGESTERRTENLRISKVLEAIYPHRSTIPSRPSVSPVVEAESFDDSKTPTIRLTPIEDESESSEESSNTTASKQSSLETKPSIQGLVSGPAPELSLAAASAALATLMKTKEQGSMIDPDLLIKLLSNPKMIKHLITDTTGKSSEPKNQPLETNTINPTRLVAEPATPLPMTKPQPTIIPQKQGFTASQPFTNPEQRRVSPPKTEQRRVSPPKPVNQNISPLNQVPVSIPMSVQPCVISIATQPPLPARLPSSSLPMNVNPHQRPPRVFSEPKVTVNPPHHNSAYRTPEMNIVQAPVGFGRGPQTGFNNYPMNLNRTGKPVVQPMKSDDYFKNLIREHGTANHETNQYHSQNGKFNGRIDQNKVQKQCIYYGTARGCQMGDRCVCVHDRLRPNFEAEAPGAKRLKFGSYDRNNF, encoded by the exons ATGAATATTATGAAGAGATCGAAGAAATCGAGGGTTTCATGGCCATCAGGTCCTAAGCTTTGTCAG GTTAAGCTGTTTCGAACAGAGGACTGTCCTGCTAAAGTTGCATCTCAGGCACAACGTCATACCTACCCAAAGCAATCAATAAGCAAACCTCGAGTGCCAGATCTTCCACCTGGTTTCGAAGGAAACCACTATGCAGAGAAGCTGAGTGTCTCAACCATTCCTCGGATCAAATGGAAACGACCTTCTAAG TTCATAGTCAGTGGTACTTGGCTAATGGGAGATGGTGGCGAGAGCACAGAAAGGAGAACTGAAAACTTGAGGATTTCTAAAGTGTTGGAAGCCATCTATCCTCATCGCTCTACCATCCCTTCTCG ACCCTCTGTTTCACCGGTTGTTGAAGCGGAAAGCTTTGACGACAGCAAAACGCCCACCATTCGTCTCACTCCAATCGAGGACGAGTCTGAATCTTCAGAGGAATCATCCAACACTACCGCAAGCAAGCAAAGTTCGTTGGAGACCAAACCTTCAATCCAAGGACTGGTTTCTGGTCCTGCACCAGAGTTGAGCCTGGCTGCTGCTTCTGCAGCTCTTGCTACACTGATGAAAACCAAGGAACAAGGGAGTATGATTGATCCTGATCTACTTATCAAACTCCTCAGCAACCCGAAAATGATCAAGCATCTGATCACTGACACAACAGGTAAATCCTCTGAACCTAAGAATCAGCCCCTTGAGACTAATACCATCAACCCTACTAGGCTTGTTGCTGAACCTGCCACTCCCTTACCCATGACAAAGCCACAGCCAACAATAATACCTCAAAAACAGGGTTTCACAGCTTCTCAGCCTTTTACTAACCCTGAGCAGAGACGAGTGTCACCACCTAAAACTGAGCAGAGACGAGTGTCTCCACCTAAGCCTGTAAACCAAAACATATCCCCTCTGAATCAAGTCCCGGTTAGTATACCAATGTCTGTTCAACCATGTGTTATTAGTATAGCTACGCAACCACCTCTTCCGGCTCGTCTCCCGTCGAGTTCTCTACCAATGAACGTTAACCCCCACCAGAGACCTCCACGTGTTTTCTCTGAACCAAAGGTAACAGTGAATCCTCCTCACCACAATTCTGCATACCGCACTCCTGAAATGAACATTGTTCAGGCACCAGTTGGATTTGGAAGGGGTCCTCAAACTGGTTTCAACAATTATCCAATGAACTTAAACCGGACTGGTAAACCGGTAGTGCAACCAATGAAGAGTGATGACTATTTCAAAAACCTTATAAGGGAACATGGTACCGCGAATCATGAAACTAACCAATACCATTCACAAAATGGAAAATTCAATGGACGCATTGATCAAAATAAGGTTCAGAAACAGTGTATATACTATGGCACTGCGAGAGGTTGTCAGATGGGTGATAGATGCGTCTGTGTGCATGACCGATTGAGACCTAATTTTGAAGCCGAGGCTCCAGGGGCTAAGAGGTTGAAGTTTGGAAGCTATGATAGAAATAATTTTTGA
- the LOC106307368 gene encoding GDP-mannose 4,6 dehydratase 2-like — translation MASENNEPRSEEMQRKIALVTGITGQDGSYLTEFLLEKGYEVHGLIRRSSNFNTQRINHIYIDPHNADKALMKLHYADLSDASSLRRWIDVIKPDEVYNLAAQSHVAVSFEIPDYTADVVATGALRLLEAVRSHTVDSGRTVKYYQAGSSEMFGATPPPQSETTPFHPRSPYAASKVAAHWYTVNYREAYGLFACNGILFNHESPRRGENFVTRKITRALGRIKVGLQRKLFLGNLQASRDWGFAGDYVEAMWMMLQQEKADDYVVATEESHTVEEFLEVSFGYLGLNWKDHVEIDKRYFRPSEVDNLKGDARKAKEVLGWKPKVGFEKLVKMMVDEDLALAKREKVLVDAGYMDAQQQP, via the coding sequence ATGGCGTCTGAAAACAACGAACCCAGATCCGAGGAAATGCAGAGGAAGATAGCACTGGTCACCGGGATCACCGGCCAAGACGGATCGTACCTGACGGAGTTTCTCCTCGAGAAAGGCTACGAAGTCCACGGCCTGATCCGCCGATCGTCGAACTTCAACACGCAGCGGATCAACCACATCTACATCGACCCGCACAACGCCGACAAGGCTCTGATGAAGCTCCACTACGCCGATCTCTCCGACGCGTCCTCCCTCCGCCGCTGGATCGACGTGATCAAGCCCGACGAAGTGTACAACCTCGCCGCGCAGTCTCACGTCGCCGTCTCCTTCGAGATCCCTGACTACACCGCCGACGTGGTCGCCACCGGCGCTCTCCGCCTCCTGGAAGCCGTCAGATCTCACACGGTGGACAGCGGTCGCACCGTCAAGTACTACCAGGCGGGATCTTCCGAGATGTTCGGAGCGACTCCGCCTCCGCAGTCCGAAACGACGCCGTTTCACCCCAGATCTCCTTACGCCGCGTCAAAAGTCGCTGCGCATTGGTACACCGTTAACTACCGCGAGGCCTACGGTCTCTTCGCGTGTAACGGGATCTTGTTCAACCACGAGTCGCCGCGCCGCGGAGAGAACTTCGTGACGAGGAAGATCACGAGGGCCTTGGGGAGGATCAAGGTCGGCTTGCAGAGGAAGCTCTTCCTCGGGAACCTCCAGGCTTCGAGAGACTGGGGGTTCGCGGGGGACTACGTGGAGGCGATGTGGATGATGCTGCAGCAGGAGAAGGCGGATGATTACGTCGTGGCCACCGAGGAGTCGCATACGGTTGAGGAGTTTCTCGAGGTTTCGTTTGGGTACTTGGGGCTTAACTGGAAGGATCATGTGGAGATTGATAAGAGGTACTTTAGGCCCTCTGAAGTTGATAACTTGAAAGGAGATGCGCGCAAGGCCAAGGAAGTCTTGGGTTGGAAGCCGAAAGTGGGCTTTGAGAAGCTCGTGAAGATGATGGTTGATGAAGATCTTGCCCTTGCTAAGAGGGAGAAAGTTCTTGTTGATGCTGGTTACATGGATGCTCAGCAGCAGCCTTGA
- the LOC106309098 gene encoding kinesin-like protein NACK1 produces MGLKFLALRSPKSFKDAAVDPIQDYLTSPLNWSLEFNRLEIEIIELWHDCNVSMAHRSYFFLLFRGDQKDCLYMEVELRRLKYIRETFTNNTKTIENGRTLTSMSSLRALNRERYKLSQLMQKKLSKEERENLFLRWGIGLNTKHRRLQLAHRLWSENKDMEHVRESASVVGKLMGFVDMDLASKEMYGLNFSIKPRPKKSSLWKRSVLSLSTL; encoded by the exons ATGGGTCTTAAGTTCTTGGCGCTGAGATCACCAAAGAGTTTCAAGGACGCTGCAGTGGACCCCATACAAGACTATTTAACTTCGCCACTGAACTGGTCGTTGGAGTTCAACAGACTCGAGATTGAGATAATAGAGCTGTGGCATGATTGCAACGTTTCCATGGCACACAGAAGTTACTTCTTCCTTCTCTTCAGAGGAGATCAGAAAGATTGCTTGTACATGGAAGTAGAACTCCGGAGGCTCAAGTACATCAGAGAAACCTTTACCAACAATACCAAAACCATCGAAAACGGACGCACTCTTACATCAATGTCCAG CTTGAGGGCGTTGAACAGGGAGAGGTACAAGCTGAGTCAGCTGATGCAGAAGAAACTGAGCAAAGAAGAGAGAGAGAACCTGTTCTTGAGATGGGGAATTGGGCTGAACACGAAGCACAGGAGGCTTCAGCTGGCGCATCGTCTATGGTCAGAGAACAAAGACATGGAGCATGTCCGAGAGAGCGCCTCGGTTGTGGGGAAGCTGATGGGGTTCGTTGACATGGATTTGGCGTCAAAGGAGATGTATGGCCTCAACTTCTCTATTAAACCCCGTCCCAAAAAATCAAGCCTGTGGAAACGGAGCGTTTTGTCGCTCTCTACATTGTAA
- the LOC106311914 gene encoding kinesin-like protein NACK1 isoform X1 — protein MKMATGEDQMQGSSGREEKIFVSVRLRPLSVRERVRNDVADWECINDETVIYRSHLSISERSMYPTAYTFDRVFGPECCTKDVYDQGAKEVALSVVSGVHASVFAYGQTSSGKTYTMSGITDYALADIYDYIDKHKEREFVLKFSAMEIYNESVRDLLSTDTSPLRILDDPEKGTIVEKLTEETLRDWKHFKELLSICIAQRQIGETALNEVSSRSHQILRLTVESTAREYLANEKFSTLTATVNFVDLAGSERASQSLSAGTRLKEGGHINRSLLTLGTVIRKLSKEKTGHIPFRDSKLTRILQTSLGGNARTAIICTLSPAGIHVEQSRNTLLFASCAKEVVTNAQVNVVMSDKVLVKHLQRELAKLESELKSPRQALVVSDTTALLMEKDLQIEKLNKEVFQLAQLLERAYSRIEDLQQVTGETPRKEILSTDSDHPNVVLGHQYPKLRVRSSWESLNITPESPAHQSSMISPQSTEHGSHENVFQLSDFRIESGAGATSPGKRLSFVTPVKFTKVRLNIREAESKNEPHIQKGKSVDQSCVQEERLHEVDEPSEVDSEDTCTELRCIETESPGISMYPEPCILPVCIPDSKNLIPPTKIEEEEEEVKEVSAVFVQQKEKSEPAKVSPLSVLSHPHSVTMSPEKPYDWHLENDSQTVGNMEHSGSQSCGTSFVSSSSSALYEYERDANTPTRWYQKERAESNLKPSNIKRPPLPKHLSQMSMPATWFEKKRKPSLNASQVSSSSAPVFERQRSGRGSISQDEGEETGRQRDKRIIHLSMDDIEQKFLALRSPKSFKDAAVDPIQDYLTSPLNWSLEFNRLEIEIIELWHDCNVSMAHRSYFFLLFRGDQKDCLYMEVELRRLKYIRETFTNNTKTIENGRTLTSMSSLRALNRERYKLSQLMQKKLSKEERENLFLRWGIGLNTKHRRLQLAHRLWSENKDMEHVRESASVVGKLMGFVDMDLASKEMYGLNFSIKPRPKKSSLWKRSVLSLSTL, from the exons ATGAAGATGGCTACAGGAGAGGATCAGATGCAAGGATCTAGCGGGAGAGAAGAGAAGATTTTTGTTTCTGTCCGTCTGAGGCCATTAAGTGTCAGAGAAAGGGTTAGGAACGATGTGGCGGATTGGGAGTGTATTAATGATGAAACGGTCATATACAGGAGCCATCTTTCCATTTCCGAGCGTTCCATGTACCCCACTGCCTACACATTTG ACAGAGTCTTTGGCCCTGAGTGTTGTACCAAGGACGTATATGATCAAGGGGCGAAGGAAGTGGCTCTCTCTGTTGTTAGCGGGGTTCATG CTAGTGTCTTTGCATATGGACAAACAAGCAGTGGAAAGACATACACCATGAGTGGAATTACTGATTACGCCTTGGCCGATATTTATGACTACATTGACAAG CACAAGGAAAGAGAATTCGTTCTCAAATTCTCAGCCATGGAGATCTATAATGAGTCTGTAAGAGACCTCTTGAGCACAGACACTAGTCCCCTCAGAATTCTAGATGATCCTGAG AAAGGGACAATTGTTGAGAAACTAACTGAAGAAACTCTGCGGGACTGGAAACATTTTAAGGAACTTTTATCAATCTGTATAG CTCAACGACAAATTGGAGAAACAGCTTTAAATGAAGTTAGTTCCCGCTCCCATCAGATTCTGAGATTG ACGGTTGAAAGCACAGCACGTGAATATTTGGCGAATGAAAAATTTAGTACACTCACAGCTACAGTG AATTTTGTTGATCTTGCGGGAAGCGAGCGTGCGTCTCAGTCATTATCAGCTGGCACAAGGTTGAAAGAAGGTGGTCATATAAACCGAAGTTTACTAACACTAGGAACTGTCATTCGAAAGCTAAG TAAAGAAAAAACTGGGCACATTCCATTCAGAGACTCAAAGTTGACACGCATACTTCAGACGTCGTTGGGAGGAAACGCCAGAACTGCTATAATCTGCACCCTGAGTCCTGCAGGAATACACGTTGAGCAATCAAGAAACACATTGTTATTCGCAAGCTGCGCAAAGGAGGTGGTGACAAATGCACAAGTCAATGTCGTCATGTCTGATAAAGTCCTGGTTAAACATTTACAAAGGGAGTTGGCTAAACTGGAGAGTGAGTTGAAAAGCCCTCGTCAAGCTCTTGTTGTGTCTGATACAACTGCATTGCTGATGGAGAAGGACCTTCAGATTGAAAAG CTAAACAAAGAGGTGTTCCAGCTAGCACAACTGTTAGAGCGGGCTTATTCTCGGATTGAGGATCTCCAACAAGTTACTGGAGAAACACCAAGAAAAGAGATATTATCAACAGACTCAGACCATCCAAAT GTGGTTCTTGGACATCAATACCCCAAGCTGCGGGTGCGCAGTTCTTGGGAATCTCTAAATATAACACCAGAAAGCCCTGCTCATCAGTCTAGTATGATTTCCCCACAATCAACCGAGCACGGTTCTCACGAGAATGTCTTCCAGCTTTCAGACTTTAGGATAGAATCTGGTGCTGGTGCAACTAGCCCGGGGAAACGCCTCTCGTTTGTAACTCCTGTGAAATTCACTAAAGTTCGACTTAATATTCGTGAGGCAGAAAGTAAAAACGAACCGCACATTCAGAAGGGCAAATCTGTAGATCAGTCTTGTGTTCAGGAGGAGAGACTTCATGAAGTGGATGAACCAAGTGAGGTGGATTCCGAAGATACTTGCACGGAACTTCGATGCATAGAAACAGAGTCTCCCGGTATCAGCATGTATCCAGAGCCATGTATCCTTCCAGTATGTATACCAGATTCAAAGAACTTAATACCACCAACGAAAATTGAAGAAGAAGAAGAAGAAGTAAAGGAAGTCAGTGCTGTCTTTGTCCAACAAAAAGAAAAAAGTGAACCCGCTAAAGTCTCTCCACTTTCTGTTCTCTCACATCCACACTCTGTCACTATGTCTCCTGAAAAGCCTTATGATTGGCATCTTGAGAATGATTCACAAACGGTAGGAAACATGGAGCATAGCGGAAGCCAAAGCTGCGGAACAAGCTTTGTATCAAGTTCTTCCTCTGCTTTGTATGAGTACGAGAGAGATGCTAACACACCAACAAGGTGGTATCAGAAAGAAAGAGCTGAGAGCAACCTGAAACCGTCCAACATCAAGAGGCCGCCATTACCAAAGCATCTTAGCCAAATGAGCATGCCAGCAACTTGGTTTGAGAAAAAGAGAAAGCCATCACTGAATGCCTCACAGGTTTCTTCCTCTAGCGCTCCTGTTTTTGAGCGTCAGAGAAGTGGTAGAGGTTCCATCAGCCAGGATGAAGGTGAAGAGACTGGTCGTCAAAGAGACAAGCGAATCATTCATTTATCG ATGGATGACATAGAACAGAAGTTCTTGGCGCTGAGATCACCAAAGAGTTTCAAGGACGCTGCAGTGGACCCCATACAAGACTATTTAACTTCGCCACTGAACTGGTCGTTGGAGTTCAACAGACTCGAGATTGAGATAATAGAGCTGTGGCATGATTGCAACGTTTCCATGGCACACAGAAGTTACTTCTTCCTTCTCTTCAGAGGAGATCAGAAAGATTGCTTGTACATGGAAGTAGAACTCCGGAGGCTCAAGTACATCAGAGAAACCTTTACCAACAATACCAAAACCATCGAAAACGGACGCACTCTTACATCAATGTCCAG CTTGAGGGCGTTGAACAGGGAGAGGTACAAGCTGAGTCAGCTGATGCAGAAGAAACTGAGCAAAGAAGAGAGAGAGAACCTGTTCTTGAGATGGGGAATTGGGCTGAACACGAAGCACAGGAGGCTTCAGCTGGCGCATCGTCTATGGTCAGAGAACAAAGACATGGAGCATGTCCGAGAGAGCGCCTCGGTTGTGGGGAAGCTGATGGGGTTCGTTGACATGGATTTGGCGTCAAAGGAGATGTATGGCCTCAACTTCTCTATTAAACCCCGTCCCAAAAAATCAAGCCTGTGGAAACGGAGCGTTTTGTCGCTCTCTACATTGTAA
- the LOC106311914 gene encoding kinesin-like protein NACK1 isoform X2: MSGITDYALADIYDYIDKHKEREFVLKFSAMEIYNESVRDLLSTDTSPLRILDDPEKGTIVEKLTEETLRDWKHFKELLSICIAQRQIGETALNEVSSRSHQILRLTVESTAREYLANEKFSTLTATVNFVDLAGSERASQSLSAGTRLKEGGHINRSLLTLGTVIRKLSKEKTGHIPFRDSKLTRILQTSLGGNARTAIICTLSPAGIHVEQSRNTLLFASCAKEVVTNAQVNVVMSDKVLVKHLQRELAKLESELKSPRQALVVSDTTALLMEKDLQIEKLNKEVFQLAQLLERAYSRIEDLQQVTGETPRKEILSTDSDHPNVVLGHQYPKLRVRSSWESLNITPESPAHQSSMISPQSTEHGSHENVFQLSDFRIESGAGATSPGKRLSFVTPVKFTKVRLNIREAESKNEPHIQKGKSVDQSCVQEERLHEVDEPSEVDSEDTCTELRCIETESPGISMYPEPCILPVCIPDSKNLIPPTKIEEEEEEVKEVSAVFVQQKEKSEPAKVSPLSVLSHPHSVTMSPEKPYDWHLENDSQTVGNMEHSGSQSCGTSFVSSSSSALYEYERDANTPTRWYQKERAESNLKPSNIKRPPLPKHLSQMSMPATWFEKKRKPSLNASQVSSSSAPVFERQRSGRGSISQDEGEETGRQRDKRIIHLSMDDIEQKFLALRSPKSFKDAAVDPIQDYLTSPLNWSLEFNRLEIEIIELWHDCNVSMAHRSYFFLLFRGDQKDCLYMEVELRRLKYIRETFTNNTKTIENGRTLTSMSSLRALNRERYKLSQLMQKKLSKEERENLFLRWGIGLNTKHRRLQLAHRLWSENKDMEHVRESASVVGKLMGFVDMDLASKEMYGLNFSIKPRPKKSSLWKRSVLSLSTL, encoded by the exons ATGAGTGGAATTACTGATTACGCCTTGGCCGATATTTATGACTACATTGACAAG CACAAGGAAAGAGAATTCGTTCTCAAATTCTCAGCCATGGAGATCTATAATGAGTCTGTAAGAGACCTCTTGAGCACAGACACTAGTCCCCTCAGAATTCTAGATGATCCTGAG AAAGGGACAATTGTTGAGAAACTAACTGAAGAAACTCTGCGGGACTGGAAACATTTTAAGGAACTTTTATCAATCTGTATAG CTCAACGACAAATTGGAGAAACAGCTTTAAATGAAGTTAGTTCCCGCTCCCATCAGATTCTGAGATTG ACGGTTGAAAGCACAGCACGTGAATATTTGGCGAATGAAAAATTTAGTACACTCACAGCTACAGTG AATTTTGTTGATCTTGCGGGAAGCGAGCGTGCGTCTCAGTCATTATCAGCTGGCACAAGGTTGAAAGAAGGTGGTCATATAAACCGAAGTTTACTAACACTAGGAACTGTCATTCGAAAGCTAAG TAAAGAAAAAACTGGGCACATTCCATTCAGAGACTCAAAGTTGACACGCATACTTCAGACGTCGTTGGGAGGAAACGCCAGAACTGCTATAATCTGCACCCTGAGTCCTGCAGGAATACACGTTGAGCAATCAAGAAACACATTGTTATTCGCAAGCTGCGCAAAGGAGGTGGTGACAAATGCACAAGTCAATGTCGTCATGTCTGATAAAGTCCTGGTTAAACATTTACAAAGGGAGTTGGCTAAACTGGAGAGTGAGTTGAAAAGCCCTCGTCAAGCTCTTGTTGTGTCTGATACAACTGCATTGCTGATGGAGAAGGACCTTCAGATTGAAAAG CTAAACAAAGAGGTGTTCCAGCTAGCACAACTGTTAGAGCGGGCTTATTCTCGGATTGAGGATCTCCAACAAGTTACTGGAGAAACACCAAGAAAAGAGATATTATCAACAGACTCAGACCATCCAAAT GTGGTTCTTGGACATCAATACCCCAAGCTGCGGGTGCGCAGTTCTTGGGAATCTCTAAATATAACACCAGAAAGCCCTGCTCATCAGTCTAGTATGATTTCCCCACAATCAACCGAGCACGGTTCTCACGAGAATGTCTTCCAGCTTTCAGACTTTAGGATAGAATCTGGTGCTGGTGCAACTAGCCCGGGGAAACGCCTCTCGTTTGTAACTCCTGTGAAATTCACTAAAGTTCGACTTAATATTCGTGAGGCAGAAAGTAAAAACGAACCGCACATTCAGAAGGGCAAATCTGTAGATCAGTCTTGTGTTCAGGAGGAGAGACTTCATGAAGTGGATGAACCAAGTGAGGTGGATTCCGAAGATACTTGCACGGAACTTCGATGCATAGAAACAGAGTCTCCCGGTATCAGCATGTATCCAGAGCCATGTATCCTTCCAGTATGTATACCAGATTCAAAGAACTTAATACCACCAACGAAAATTGAAGAAGAAGAAGAAGAAGTAAAGGAAGTCAGTGCTGTCTTTGTCCAACAAAAAGAAAAAAGTGAACCCGCTAAAGTCTCTCCACTTTCTGTTCTCTCACATCCACACTCTGTCACTATGTCTCCTGAAAAGCCTTATGATTGGCATCTTGAGAATGATTCACAAACGGTAGGAAACATGGAGCATAGCGGAAGCCAAAGCTGCGGAACAAGCTTTGTATCAAGTTCTTCCTCTGCTTTGTATGAGTACGAGAGAGATGCTAACACACCAACAAGGTGGTATCAGAAAGAAAGAGCTGAGAGCAACCTGAAACCGTCCAACATCAAGAGGCCGCCATTACCAAAGCATCTTAGCCAAATGAGCATGCCAGCAACTTGGTTTGAGAAAAAGAGAAAGCCATCACTGAATGCCTCACAGGTTTCTTCCTCTAGCGCTCCTGTTTTTGAGCGTCAGAGAAGTGGTAGAGGTTCCATCAGCCAGGATGAAGGTGAAGAGACTGGTCGTCAAAGAGACAAGCGAATCATTCATTTATCG ATGGATGACATAGAACAGAAGTTCTTGGCGCTGAGATCACCAAAGAGTTTCAAGGACGCTGCAGTGGACCCCATACAAGACTATTTAACTTCGCCACTGAACTGGTCGTTGGAGTTCAACAGACTCGAGATTGAGATAATAGAGCTGTGGCATGATTGCAACGTTTCCATGGCACACAGAAGTTACTTCTTCCTTCTCTTCAGAGGAGATCAGAAAGATTGCTTGTACATGGAAGTAGAACTCCGGAGGCTCAAGTACATCAGAGAAACCTTTACCAACAATACCAAAACCATCGAAAACGGACGCACTCTTACATCAATGTCCAG CTTGAGGGCGTTGAACAGGGAGAGGTACAAGCTGAGTCAGCTGATGCAGAAGAAACTGAGCAAAGAAGAGAGAGAGAACCTGTTCTTGAGATGGGGAATTGGGCTGAACACGAAGCACAGGAGGCTTCAGCTGGCGCATCGTCTATGGTCAGAGAACAAAGACATGGAGCATGTCCGAGAGAGCGCCTCGGTTGTGGGGAAGCTGATGGGGTTCGTTGACATGGATTTGGCGTCAAAGGAGATGTATGGCCTCAACTTCTCTATTAAACCCCGTCCCAAAAAATCAAGCCTGTGGAAACGGAGCGTTTTGTCGCTCTCTACATTGTAA